In Lactococcus garvieae subsp. garvieae, the following proteins share a genomic window:
- the guaB gene encoding IMP dehydrogenase: MSNWETKFLKKGYTFDDVLLIPAESHVLPNEVDMSTKLAKNLTLNIPMISAAMDTVTDSKMAISMARQGGLGVIHKNMSIAEQAEEVHKVKRSESGVITDPFFLTPEHKIEEAENLMATYRISGVPIVETLENRKLVGILTNRDLRFVSNYNQEIKNVMTSENLITAPVGTSLREAEEALQKHKIEKLPLVDESGKLAGLITIKDIERVIEFPNAAKDSQGRLLVAAAVGVTSDTFDRAEALFAAGADAIVIDTAHGHSAGVLRKIKEIREHFPERTLIAGNIATGEGARALFEAGVDVVKVGIGPGSICTTRVVAGVGVPQITAIYDAAAVAREYGKTIIADGGIKYSGDIVKALAAGGDAVMLGSMLAGTDESPGEFEIFQGRKFKTYRGMGSLAAMKKGSSDRYFQGSVNEANKLVPEGIEGRVAYKGTATDIVFQMVGGLKSGMGYTGAADILALHESAQFIEMSGAGLKESHPHDVQITKEAPNYSVQ; the protein is encoded by the coding sequence ATGTCAAATTGGGAAACAAAGTTTTTGAAGAAGGGTTACACTTTTGATGATGTGTTATTGATTCCAGCGGAATCGCATGTACTGCCAAATGAGGTGGACATGAGTACCAAACTCGCGAAGAACTTGACATTGAATATTCCGATGATATCTGCTGCAATGGATACTGTAACAGATAGTAAAATGGCTATTTCAATGGCACGTCAAGGTGGACTTGGTGTTATCCACAAAAATATGAGCATTGCTGAGCAAGCCGAAGAAGTGCATAAAGTAAAACGTTCAGAATCTGGCGTTATTACTGATCCTTTCTTCTTAACACCTGAGCATAAGATTGAAGAAGCGGAAAACTTGATGGCGACTTACCGTATTTCGGGTGTACCCATTGTTGAAACTTTGGAAAATCGTAAGCTTGTGGGTATTTTGACAAACCGTGACCTTCGTTTTGTTTCAAACTACAATCAAGAAATCAAAAATGTGATGACTTCTGAAAACTTGATTACAGCACCTGTGGGTACTTCATTGCGTGAAGCTGAAGAAGCACTTCAAAAGCACAAGATTGAAAAATTGCCATTGGTTGACGAGAGCGGGAAGCTTGCAGGTTTAATTACAATCAAAGATATTGAACGTGTGATTGAATTCCCTAATGCGGCGAAAGATAGCCAAGGGCGTCTTTTAGTTGCTGCAGCCGTTGGTGTAACCTCTGATACTTTTGATCGTGCCGAAGCTCTTTTTGCAGCTGGTGCCGATGCTATTGTCATCGATACTGCGCATGGTCATTCAGCAGGTGTATTACGTAAAATCAAAGAAATTCGTGAACACTTCCCAGAGCGTACATTGATTGCAGGGAATATTGCTACGGGTGAAGGTGCACGCGCACTCTTTGAAGCTGGCGTTGATGTTGTTAAAGTCGGAATTGGCCCAGGTTCAATCTGTACTACACGTGTTGTAGCAGGTGTTGGTGTGCCTCAAATTACAGCTATTTATGACGCGGCAGCTGTTGCGCGTGAATACGGTAAAACAATCATCGCCGATGGCGGAATCAAGTACTCTGGCGATATCGTTAAAGCTTTGGCAGCAGGAGGAGATGCGGTAATGCTCGGCTCAATGCTTGCCGGTACAGACGAATCACCAGGTGAATTCGAAATCTTCCAAGGCCGTAAATTTAAAACATACCGTGGAATGGGTTCACTTGCAGCAATGAAGAAAGGCTCAAGCGACCGTTACTTCCAAGGCTCTGTCAATGAAGCAAATAAATTGGTTCCTGAAGGTATCGAAGGTCGAGTTGCCTATAAAGGTACAGCGACCGATATCGTTTTCCAAATGGTTGGTGGCTTGAAATCAGGTATGGGCTACACTGGGGCAGCAGATATTCTTGCCTTGCATGAGTCCGCACAATTTATCGAAATGTCAGGTGCTGGTTTGAAAGAATCTCACCCACATGATGTTCAAATTACAAAAGAAGCACCAAACTATTCAGTACAATAA
- a CDS encoding RluA family pseudouridine synthase: protein MKFSLILPKKIKKQSVSHLLEHTWLIPRKQRHLLRTKKHVFLNGTLANWEESVKPQDEVTLIFDDEDFKQLEVPAGNPQLADILYEDEHLVIVNKPEGMKTHGNTPEEIALQNHVAARLNLPVHVVHRLDKETSGAVLFAKNQFILPILGQMFEENKIHRSYLAVIQGYFNEKSLTLNKNIGRDRHDRKKYVTNKNGKRAITHVTVLKKGHRYSLVSCTLDTGRTHQIRVHLYSEGHPIIGDPLYNTPIKKQRMMLHAEKLYFIHPFTQELIEITAPSQTFYQDKKSLL, encoded by the coding sequence ATGAAATTTAGTTTAATTTTACCAAAAAAAATTAAAAAGCAAAGTGTTTCGCATTTACTGGAGCACACTTGGCTCATTCCACGCAAGCAAAGACACCTTTTACGAACCAAAAAACATGTCTTTCTTAATGGTACTTTGGCAAACTGGGAAGAATCTGTAAAGCCCCAGGACGAAGTTACCCTTATTTTTGATGACGAGGATTTCAAGCAGCTGGAGGTTCCCGCAGGCAACCCTCAACTTGCCGATATCCTGTATGAAGATGAACACCTTGTGATTGTAAATAAACCCGAAGGTATGAAAACTCATGGAAATACTCCTGAAGAAATAGCCCTACAAAATCACGTAGCAGCTCGTCTGAACCTCCCCGTACATGTCGTTCATCGCTTGGACAAGGAAACTTCTGGAGCAGTCCTCTTTGCCAAGAACCAATTTATTCTGCCCATTCTTGGTCAAATGTTTGAGGAAAATAAAATCCATCGTTCTTATTTGGCAGTTATACAAGGCTATTTTAACGAAAAAAGCTTAACTCTTAATAAAAATATTGGAAGAGATCGTCACGATCGAAAAAAATATGTCACGAATAAAAACGGGAAACGAGCCATTACACATGTGACTGTCCTCAAAAAAGGGCACAGGTACTCGCTTGTGAGCTGCACTCTTGATACCGGCCGCACGCACCAAATACGGGTCCATCTTTACAGTGAAGGACATCCTATTATTGGTGATCCGCTCTATAATACACCGATAAAAAAACAGCGCATGATGCTTCATGCAGAAAAATTATATTTCATTCATCCCTTCACACAGGAATTAATAGAAATTACAGCACCTAGCCAAACTTTTTATCAAGACAAAAAAAGCCTACTTTAG
- the comGD gene encoding competence type IV pilus minor pilin ComGD: MKNVMYRIKALTLLESLLVLFLCSFVLFLFSGSVKQSVRIARAEIFILQFERLYKDTQRMAGLKGQQQTLSASNGALYSQEEMVKVPEEAEINDFSITFDQKSGNSSLQKITIFLPYQKKTISY; this comes from the coding sequence ATGAAAAACGTAATGTACCGAATTAAAGCCTTGACTTTACTGGAGAGTTTACTCGTTCTTTTCCTATGCTCTTTTGTTCTTTTTCTATTTTCAGGTTCGGTCAAACAAAGTGTGAGGATAGCACGCGCAGAGATTTTTATTTTACAATTTGAACGTCTTTATAAGGATACTCAACGCATGGCGGGACTAAAGGGACAGCAACAGACGTTGAGTGCGAGTAATGGTGCACTCTATAGCCAAGAGGAAATGGTGAAGGTCCCAGAGGAGGCTGAAATAAATGATTTCTCTATTACTTTTGATCAAAAATCAGGCAATTCGAGCCTACAAAAAATCACAATATTTCTTCCCTATCAGAAAAAAACAATCTCTTATTAA
- the comGF gene encoding competence type IV pilus minor pilin ComGF — protein MVLEKNKVTAFTLLESLLALLVLVGTFSLFLGMTKMFHEEVKRATTDHTQDWQLFCSLLRSELEGASLDKVENNYLYVRKHVNLRFGLSSQGDFRKTNANGRGYQPMIHHLKNAKISQEGEQIKIILTFEKGGDRTFLYTFPEKES, from the coding sequence ATTGTTCTTGAAAAAAATAAAGTTACAGCCTTTACACTTTTGGAATCACTCCTTGCTTTACTCGTGTTAGTGGGCACTTTTTCTCTTTTTCTAGGTATGACTAAAATGTTTCATGAGGAAGTGAAACGTGCTACAACAGACCATACCCAAGACTGGCAACTTTTTTGTAGTCTACTGAGAAGTGAACTTGAGGGAGCAAGTTTAGATAAGGTAGAAAATAACTATCTTTATGTACGCAAACATGTTAACCTAAGGTTTGGCCTTTCCTCTCAAGGGGATTTTCGAAAAACTAACGCGAATGGACGAGGCTATCAGCCCATGATTCATCATTTAAAAAATGCAAAAATCAGCCAAGAGGGAGAGCAGATAAAAATTATCTTGACTTTTGAAAAAGGAGGAGACCGCACATTTCTTTACACGTTCCCAGAGAAAGAAAGTTAA
- the comGB gene encoding competence type IV pilus assembly protein ComGB, whose protein sequence is MDLSQLLQLRAKKLSLAKQIKLIQLMNNLFKSGFHLSEIIDFLERSGLTEAYFISKMREGLLNGQSFSGILAKLKFNEDIVTQVSLAESHGNVEYTLGLIEEKLRRVLNIRKKLIQVATYPLVLLAFLIFIMLGLKNYLLPQLDENRGLATYVIQNLPTLFLGCLFSLLVFFYLGRYYWKKKTALEAMRLMVKIPFVGRFVQLYLTAYFSREWGNLIAQAVDLRQICFIMQEQKSRIFKEFGFELLQILDRGQKFEDALRLYPIFTKELALIVEYGELKSKLGKELMVFSEESWSLFFERVERAMQLIQPIVFLLVALLIILIYAAMLLPIYGNMGNLI, encoded by the coding sequence ATGGATTTATCTCAGCTGTTACAGCTGCGCGCGAAAAAATTGAGTTTAGCGAAGCAGATTAAGCTTATTCAACTTATGAATAATCTTTTCAAAAGTGGCTTTCACCTTTCTGAAATTATTGATTTTCTTGAAAGGTCGGGTCTCACGGAAGCATACTTTATTTCCAAAATGCGTGAAGGTTTACTCAACGGGCAAAGTTTCTCTGGTATTTTAGCGAAGCTCAAATTTAATGAGGATATTGTGACTCAAGTCTCTTTGGCCGAGTCTCACGGGAATGTTGAGTATACTTTAGGGTTGATTGAAGAAAAACTGAGACGCGTTTTGAACATTCGAAAAAAGCTCATCCAAGTTGCCACATACCCGCTCGTTCTTCTGGCATTTCTAATCTTTATCATGCTAGGGTTGAAAAATTATTTACTGCCTCAACTGGACGAAAACAGAGGATTAGCAACTTATGTTATACAGAATCTTCCGACCCTCTTTTTAGGGTGCCTCTTCAGTTTGCTTGTTTTCTTTTATCTGGGCAGATACTATTGGAAGAAAAAAACTGCTTTAGAAGCGATGAGGCTAATGGTCAAAATACCTTTTGTTGGCCGTTTTGTCCAGCTTTATTTGACAGCTTATTTTTCAAGAGAATGGGGAAACTTAATTGCCCAAGCAGTTGATTTACGTCAGATTTGCTTTATTATGCAAGAACAAAAAAGTCGAATCTTCAAAGAATTTGGTTTTGAGCTCCTTCAAATATTAGATAGGGGTCAGAAGTTTGAAGATGCCCTTCGACTTTACCCCATATTTACCAAGGAGTTGGCATTAATTGTGGAATATGGTGAACTAAAGTCTAAGCTGGGGAAAGAGTTAATGGTTTTTTCTGAAGAAAGCTGGTCGCTCTTTTTTGAAAGAGTTGAAAGAGCAATGCAACTTATCCAGCCTATCGTTTTCTTGCTCGTGGCGCTGTTGATTATTTTAATTTATGCTGCAATGTTACTTCCTATATATGGCAATATGGGAAACTTGATTTGA
- the comGA gene encoding competence type IV pilus ATPase ComGA produces MIQVLAKKLLQKAVDQMVHDLYFVALEGKYSLYFRTATERRFERELDFEQGQALIAHMKFLSGMNLGESRRVQLGACTYVLDKGEQRLRLSTVGDFHGQESLVIRLLHHQQSQLHFWNSEIFKSFIGGRGLYLFSGPVGSGKTSLMYKFAREHFKNQQVICIEDPVELVETEFLQLQVNKVIGNDYDALIKLSLRHRPDLLIVGEIRDSQTAKAVLRASLTGYTVFSTVHARSISGVIARLKELGLTDWELQSSLQRVIYQRLIAGKGLLVYEKEKFEEWQPDEWNGQIDQLVADGFISAVTAAREKIEFSEAD; encoded by the coding sequence ATGATACAGGTTTTGGCAAAAAAACTTTTACAAAAAGCAGTAGATCAGATGGTGCATGATCTTTATTTCGTAGCATTAGAAGGAAAGTATTCTCTCTATTTTCGTACAGCAACAGAAAGGAGGTTTGAAAGAGAACTCGATTTTGAACAAGGGCAAGCACTGATTGCTCATATGAAATTTTTATCTGGTATGAATCTAGGAGAAAGTAGGCGGGTACAGTTGGGGGCTTGCACTTATGTTTTAGATAAAGGTGAGCAGCGTTTACGTTTATCTACAGTCGGTGATTTTCATGGTCAAGAAAGCTTGGTTATCCGACTTCTGCATCATCAACAAAGCCAACTTCATTTTTGGAATTCAGAGATTTTTAAATCTTTTATTGGTGGGAGAGGGCTTTACCTGTTTTCCGGTCCCGTAGGCTCAGGTAAGACCAGCCTCATGTACAAGTTTGCAAGGGAGCATTTTAAAAATCAACAAGTTATTTGTATAGAAGATCCCGTGGAGTTAGTGGAAACTGAGTTTTTACAACTTCAAGTCAATAAAGTAATAGGGAATGATTACGATGCTTTGATTAAGCTCTCTCTTCGCCACAGGCCTGATTTACTCATTGTTGGTGAAATTAGGGACAGTCAGACGGCAAAAGCTGTTCTCCGCGCAAGTTTGACGGGATATACAGTGTTTTCTACTGTTCATGCGCGCTCAATATCGGGTGTAATTGCACGGCTGAAGGAACTGGGGTTAACTGATTGGGAGCTACAATCCAGCCTTCAGCGGGTGATTTATCAGCGCTTAATTGCAGGAAAGGGGTTGCTTGTTTATGAAAAAGAAAAGTTTGAAGAATGGCAACCAGATGAATGGAACGGCCAGATTGATCAGTTGGTTGCAGATGGATTTATCTCAGCTGTTACAGCTGCGCGCGAAAAAATTGAGTTTAGCGAAGCAGATTAA
- the rpsU gene encoding 30S ribosomal protein S21 has protein sequence MSKTIVRKNESLDDALRRFKRSVTKAGTLQELRKREHYEKPSVKAKRKSEAARKRKKF, from the coding sequence ATGTCAAAAACTATCGTTCGTAAAAATGAATCGCTTGACGACGCTCTCCGCCGTTTCAAACGTTCAGTAACAAAAGCTGGAACTCTTCAAGAGCTCCGCAAACGTGAACACTACGAAAAACCTTCTGTAAAAGCTAAACGTAAATCAGAAGCTGCACGTAAACGTAAAAAATTCTAA
- the comGC gene encoding competence type IV pilus major pilin ComGC — protein MEKKRFKAFTLIEMLVVLLIISVLLLLFVPNLSKEKKNIQNTGQTAVVKVVEGQAELYQLDKQDSPSLGKLVSGGLITQKQADSYNDYYTKNPNEKRNVPN, from the coding sequence ATGGAAAAAAAGAGGTTCAAAGCTTTTACTTTGATTGAAATGCTTGTCGTCTTACTTATTATTAGTGTCTTACTTTTATTGTTTGTCCCAAATTTGTCTAAAGAAAAGAAGAATATCCAAAATACGGGTCAAACAGCGGTTGTTAAAGTTGTCGAAGGTCAAGCCGAACTTTATCAGCTTGATAAACAGGATAGTCCTAGCTTAGGGAAACTTGTCTCTGGTGGGTTAATTACACAGAAACAAGCCGATAGCTACAATGATTATTATACTAAGAACCCAAATGAAAAACGTAATGTACCGAATTAA
- a CDS encoding metal ABC transporter solute-binding protein, Zn/Mn family, with product MKKYTLLLLIPVLLLLTACQKTASDKPQIVTTFEPMYEFTKAVVGDKVDIINIVPANQEAHDFEPSAKDMTTLTNADAIIYNSKYLEKWAPSVKNKGIKIEASTPVEKIGDDPHTWVSPKAALLEVRYIADELSKKFPEYKDDFTKNADEYIGKLKKIDQDFDQLKNAKNKTFITQHEAFGYLGRDYGLTTIAITGLDPEAEPSSATLIKLKNEMQKANLNTVYFEDNSSSKLSETLAKEAGAKLLVINPVEGLTDEQKKSGENYLTIMEENLKSLKETIK from the coding sequence ATGAAAAAATATACCCTTCTCTTACTTATCCCAGTCTTGCTCTTATTGACAGCTTGTCAAAAAACAGCAAGTGATAAACCGCAAATTGTGACAACATTTGAGCCGATGTATGAGTTTACGAAAGCTGTCGTTGGTGATAAAGTTGACATTATTAATATCGTTCCCGCCAATCAAGAAGCACATGATTTTGAGCCAAGTGCAAAAGACATGACTACTTTGACAAATGCAGATGCCATTATTTATAATTCAAAATACCTTGAAAAATGGGCCCCTTCTGTAAAAAATAAAGGTATTAAAATAGAAGCAAGTACCCCTGTAGAAAAAATTGGGGATGACCCGCATACATGGGTAAGCCCTAAGGCAGCCCTACTCGAAGTCCGCTATATCGCAGATGAATTATCAAAAAAATTCCCTGAATACAAGGATGATTTCACTAAAAATGCTGACGAGTATATTGGGAAATTGAAAAAAATAGATCAAGATTTTGATCAATTAAAAAATGCTAAGAATAAAACATTTATCACACAGCACGAAGCTTTTGGCTATCTGGGACGTGATTATGGTTTGACAACGATTGCTATTACAGGTCTCGATCCTGAAGCAGAACCTTCAAGTGCAACATTGATTAAACTAAAAAATGAGATGCAAAAAGCAAATTTAAATACTGTTTATTTTGAAGATAACTCGAGCAGTAAGCTGTCAGAGACTTTAGCCAAGGAAGCAGGAGCTAAGCTGTTGGTGATTAACCCTGTTGAGGGCTTGACCGATGAACAAAAAAAATCAGGTGAAAATTACCTGACAATTATGGAAGAAAACCTAAAATCACTGAAAGAAACAATTAAATAA